A single genomic interval of Malania oleifera isolate guangnan ecotype guangnan chromosome 11, ASM2987363v1, whole genome shotgun sequence harbors:
- the LOC131168123 gene encoding cyclin-dependent protein kinase inhibitor SMR6, which yields MGFAGKSQAEGGLESEGKKWVIAGISMRGPLKQVCTKAREKESEEEEEACSTTPTGKEARIPERLLCPPAPRKRRPASTCHSNGAREFFITPPDLESVFIPRVGRSN from the coding sequence ATGGGTTTCGCCGGGAAATCTCAGGCGGAGGGAGGTCTAGAGTCCGAGGGGAAGAAATGGGTGATCGCCGGCATATCGATGCGAGGGCCGTTGAAGCAAGTTTGTACGAAagcgagagagaaagagagcgagGAAGAAGAGGAGGCGTGTTCGACGACACCGACGGGGAAGGAAGCGAGAATACCGGAGAGATTGCTGTGCCCGCCGGCCCCGAGAAAGCGCCGTCCGGCTTCCACATGCCACTCGAATGGTGCTAGAGAGTTCTTCATCACCCCACCGGACTTGGAATCTGTGTTTATACCACGCGTTGGGAGATCAAATTGA